Proteins from a genomic interval of Acidobacteriota bacterium:
- a CDS encoding (4Fe-4S)-binding protein: protein IGCPVIASLTGAARVLVVTEPTVSGEHDLHRVLSLARHFDIPAAVCVNKWDINPDMTARIEAAAGQAGARAIGRIRYDSAVTRAQLATRAVVEIGGPAAEDIRTIWTLLMEKETYGSTE, encoded by the coding sequence ATCGGCTGTCCCGTCATCGCCTCGCTCACCGGCGCCGCCCGCGTGCTGGTGGTGACCGAACCCACAGTTTCCGGCGAGCACGACCTGCACCGCGTGCTCTCGCTGGCGCGGCACTTCGACATTCCGGCCGCGGTCTGCGTGAACAAGTGGGACATCAATCCGGACATGACCGCCCGGATCGAGGCCGCCGCCGGCCAGGCCGGCGCCCGGGCGATCGGGCGGATCCGTTACGACTCCGCGGTGACCCGGGCCCAGCTCGCCACCCGGGCGGTGGTGGAGATCGGCGGTCCCGCCGCCGAGGATATCCGCACTATCTGGACTTTGCTGATGGAAAAGGAGACCTATGGATCAACCGAATGA
- a CDS encoding CGGC domain-containing protein produces MKIGIIICGRYQSCGGGKCLRAVRERVGGFARYPADEPLEVVGYSYCGGCPGGNIEYVPVEMKKNGAEVIHLATGLVVGYPPCPRLRQFKEYIETAHGLKVVVGTHPIPLKYMEQHRRLPFWKAAGMEKLAGDLMAEDSKIMEAYN; encoded by the coding sequence ATGAAAATCGGCATCATCATCTGCGGTCGGTACCAGTCGTGCGGCGGCGGCAAGTGTCTCCGGGCCGTCCGGGAGCGGGTGGGCGGCTTCGCCCGCTATCCGGCCGACGAGCCGCTGGAAGTGGTGGGCTACTCGTACTGCGGCGGCTGCCCGGGAGGCAACATCGAGTACGTGCCCGTCGAGATGAAAAAGAACGGAGCGGAGGTCATCCATTTGGCCACCGGCCTGGTGGTGGGGTATCCGCCGTGTCCCCGCCTCCGCCAGTTCAAGGAGTATATCGAGACGGCTCACGGTCTCAAGGTGGTCGTGGGCACTCACCCCATCCCGCTGAAATACATGGAACAGCACCGCCGGCTTCCCTTCTGGAAGGCGGCCGGGATGGAGAAGCTGGCGGGGGATCTGATGGCGGAGGATTCCAAAATCATGGAGGCCTACAATTGA
- a CDS encoding PaaI family thioesterase codes for MTGESAPADGFDHEHCLLCGQRNPLSLRLRFEPVEGEAVCARFRPGRRLQGYRGVLHGGVISALLDAAMTHCLFHKGIRAVTGDLYVRFLAPVSCDDEVELAAWLVAKAPPVHRLEARITREGKTMARARARFMESGRTRCRRPKRP; via the coding sequence TTGACCGGAGAGTCGGCGCCGGCCGACGGATTCGACCATGAGCACTGCCTGCTGTGCGGCCAGCGCAATCCGTTGTCGCTCCGGCTCCGGTTCGAGCCGGTGGAAGGCGAGGCGGTCTGCGCCCGTTTCCGCCCCGGCCGCCGGCTGCAGGGGTACCGGGGCGTGCTCCACGGCGGCGTGATCAGCGCCCTGCTCGATGCCGCCATGACCCACTGCCTGTTCCACAAGGGCATCCGGGCAGTGACCGGTGACCTGTACGTCCGGTTCCTGGCGCCCGTGTCGTGCGATGACGAGGTGGAGCTCGCCGCTTGGCTGGTGGCGAAAGCGCCACCCGTCCACCGCCTGGAAGCCCGGATCACCCGGGAGGGCAAGACCATGGCCCGGGCCCGCGCCCGGTTCATGGAGAGCGGGAGGACCCGATGCCGGCGACCGAAGCGACCCTGA
- a CDS encoding MBL fold metallo-hydrolase, which translates to MPATEATLTILVDNEAAPPLAAEHGFALWIEAAGRRILFDTGQGGALAGNAGRLGVDLSAADTFVLSHGHYDHGGGIPAVLTLNPDISVFAHPHCLRRRFVVSPKETRAVGLPDEATAALRRHHSVTWLEAPALLEPDVGLTGPVARATAFEDTGGPFFLDRDGRRADPLDDDLALWIRTSRGLVVCVGCAHAGAINTVRQAQARSGSRELLAVIGGFHLGAASAARMAATIAALRELDPRHLVPCHCTGRAASETLRAMLGDRVAPGAAGQTFRF; encoded by the coding sequence ATGCCGGCGACCGAAGCGACCCTGACCATCCTGGTGGATAACGAAGCGGCGCCGCCCCTGGCGGCAGAGCACGGCTTCGCCCTCTGGATCGAGGCCGCCGGCCGGCGCATCCTGTTCGACACGGGGCAAGGCGGCGCGCTTGCCGGCAACGCCGGGCGGCTGGGCGTCGATTTGTCCGCCGCTGACACCTTCGTGCTGAGCCACGGCCACTACGACCACGGCGGCGGCATCCCGGCCGTGCTGACCCTGAACCCGGACATCTCGGTCTTCGCCCATCCCCACTGCCTGCGCCGCCGTTTCGTCGTGTCGCCGAAAGAAACCCGGGCGGTCGGGCTGCCGGACGAGGCGACGGCGGCGCTGCGGCGCCACCACTCCGTCACCTGGTTGGAGGCGCCTGCACTGCTTGAGCCGGACGTGGGGCTCACGGGACCTGTCGCTCGCGCGACCGCCTTCGAGGATACCGGCGGCCCCTTCTTCCTGGACCGCGACGGCCGGCGGGCCGATCCCCTCGACGATGACCTGGCCCTTTGGATAAGGACCTCCCGCGGCCTCGTGGTCTGCGTCGGCTGCGCCCACGCCGGCGCGATCAACACCGTCCGCCAGGCGCAGGCCCGGAGCGGGAGCCGCGAGCTGTTGGCGGTGATCGGCGGCTTCCATCTCGGCGCCGCGAGCGCGGCGCGCATGGCGGCGACCATCGCCGCGCTGCGGGAGCTGGATCCGCGGCATCTGGTCCCGTGTCACTGCACCGGCCGCGCGGCGTCGGAGACACTCCGGGCGATGCTGGGCGACCGTGTGGCGCCGGGCGCGGCCGGGCAGACCTTTCGCTTCTGA
- a CDS encoding FAD-binding oxidoreductase, translating to MIAPVTDPEILAGYNADALGYRGAPEGLFRPADEAEVRDILAWALAERRAVTPVGLRSSTTGSCVAPSGYLLSLERFQAPPDIRPDTRTAVVQPGLNLAQLKAQLETHGLFFPPDPTSEPDCCIGGAVATNASGARSLKYGAVRNWVQRLRVVLASGEALELHAAAVDKNAAGYYGFQDPIQFFIGCEGTLGVITEIELRCLPLPADYLSLYAYYPDEAAALAAAAAFRENAPGVRCLEYFDGGSLALIRDEKGAAVPAGAGGMLFIEEEAPAGGVDALLEAWLERLEGSGALVDDTMVGDTRARKEEMKALRHAIPSTLNERGIRCRGAGGGKVSTDWAVHHNRIAAMFPAVRAICRTHGLDEVYGYGHIGNGHPHFNIVAADADAKARAKAAVHEMCRLVQAAAGTVSAEHGIGKVKKEFLPYCFPPRAIAWMRAFKRELDPALILAPGNIFDF from the coding sequence ATGATCGCACCAGTCACCGACCCTGAAATCCTCGCGGGATACAACGCCGACGCGCTGGGCTACCGCGGCGCGCCGGAGGGGCTGTTCCGCCCCGCCGACGAGGCCGAGGTGCGCGACATCCTGGCCTGGGCCTTGGCGGAACGCCGGGCGGTCACGCCGGTGGGCCTGCGCTCGTCCACCACCGGCAGTTGCGTGGCGCCGTCGGGGTACCTGCTGAGCCTGGAGCGGTTCCAGGCCCCGCCCGACATCCGCCCCGACACGCGCACCGCCGTGGTCCAACCCGGGCTGAACCTCGCCCAGCTCAAGGCGCAGCTCGAGACGCACGGCCTGTTCTTCCCGCCCGACCCCACCAGCGAGCCCGACTGCTGCATCGGCGGCGCCGTGGCCACCAACGCCTCGGGCGCCCGCAGCCTCAAGTACGGGGCCGTCCGCAACTGGGTGCAGCGGCTCCGCGTGGTGCTCGCTTCCGGCGAGGCGCTGGAGCTGCACGCCGCGGCGGTGGACAAGAACGCCGCCGGCTACTACGGCTTCCAGGATCCCATCCAGTTTTTCATCGGCTGCGAAGGGACCCTGGGCGTCATCACCGAAATCGAGCTCCGGTGCCTGCCCCTCCCCGCCGACTACCTGTCGCTCTACGCCTACTATCCCGACGAGGCCGCGGCCCTGGCCGCGGCGGCCGCGTTCCGGGAGAACGCCCCCGGCGTCCGCTGCCTCGAGTACTTCGACGGCGGGTCGCTGGCGCTCATCCGCGACGAGAAGGGCGCCGCCGTGCCGGCTGGCGCCGGTGGCATGCTCTTCATCGAGGAGGAGGCGCCCGCAGGGGGCGTCGACGCGCTGCTCGAGGCATGGCTGGAGCGGCTGGAGGGGAGCGGCGCCCTGGTGGACGACACCATGGTGGGCGACACCCGGGCGCGGAAAGAGGAGATGAAGGCGCTCCGCCACGCCATCCCGTCCACGCTGAACGAGCGCGGCATCCGTTGCCGCGGCGCCGGCGGCGGCAAGGTCTCCACCGACTGGGCGGTGCACCACAACCGGATCGCCGCGATGTTCCCCGCCGTCCGCGCCATCTGCCGAACACACGGCCTGGACGAGGTGTACGGCTACGGCCACATCGGCAACGGCCACCCCCACTTCAACATCGTCGCCGCCGACGCCGACGCCAAGGCCCGGGCCAAAGCGGCCGTCCACGAGATGTGCCGGCTGGTCCAGGCCGCCGCCGGCACGGTGAGCGCCGAGCACGGCATCGGCAAGGTGAAAAAGGAATTCCTCCCCTACTGCTTCCCGCCCCGGGCCATCGCGTGGATGCGCGCCTTCAAGCGCGAGCTCGACCCCGCCCTCATCCTCGCCCCCGGGAATATTTTTGATTTCTAG
- the ligA gene encoding NAD-dependent DNA ligase LigA → MGDIRKDIERLRREIRHHEHRYYVLDAPEISDFEFDQLMRRLQELEAAHPELRSPDSPTQRVGGEPAEGFDIHVHAAPMLSLDNAYSLDEIREFDARVRKLIPGEAFTYAAELKFDGLSMSLLYEDGRMVKAVTRGDGLRGEVVTANIRTIRTVPLVLEARGARAGAREPAGPSVAGRIEVRGEVVMPLASFERLNRTRREAGEAPFANPRNAAAGTVRTLDARVVASRRLDFYAYGLLVDGTTPLSTHLDTLHWLNRHGFRTSPMVRECGDLAELEAFIEEVRGRMPDLPFEIDGVVVKVNAAALQARLGATAKIPRWAVAYKYPARQATTRVRHIAVQVGRTGALTPVAEFDPVLLDGSTVSRATLHNPEEVRRLDVRVGDWVLIEKGGDVIPKVVQVIISRREGELPEFVMPERCPACGGTVHRPEGEAVARCESADCPAKLKGSLLHFASRRAMDIQGLGEALVDQLVDTEMVASVADLYTMDFDTVVALERMGRKSAENLFAQIDASRAHPLHRLLFGLGIRFVGERTAQLLARRFGTLDAVMAASEEELLATEEVGPVVAESIRAFFAEPRNRALVERLRAAGLNLAEPEAPPVPAGGEAAFFAGKTFVLTGTLAAMSRDEAADKIRARGGTVTGSVSKKTHYLVVGADAGSKLAKAQALGVAVLDEAAFLEKLEEG, encoded by the coding sequence ATGGGCGACATCCGAAAGGACATCGAGCGGCTGCGGCGGGAGATCCGGCACCACGAGCACCGCTACTACGTGCTGGACGCGCCGGAGATCTCCGACTTCGAATTCGACCAGCTCATGCGGCGCCTCCAGGAGCTGGAGGCGGCGCATCCTGAGCTTCGCTCTCCCGACTCGCCCACGCAGCGCGTGGGCGGCGAGCCGGCCGAGGGGTTCGACATCCACGTCCACGCCGCGCCCATGCTCAGCCTCGACAACGCGTACTCCCTGGACGAGATCCGCGAGTTCGACGCCCGGGTGCGCAAGCTCATCCCCGGCGAGGCGTTCACCTACGCCGCCGAGCTCAAGTTCGACGGCCTGAGCATGTCGCTGCTCTACGAGGACGGCCGGATGGTCAAGGCCGTCACCCGGGGCGACGGCCTGCGCGGCGAGGTGGTCACCGCCAACATCCGGACCATCCGGACTGTCCCGCTTGTGCTGGAAGCCCGCGGCGCCCGCGCCGGCGCGCGGGAGCCGGCCGGTCCGTCCGTTGCCGGCCGCATCGAGGTGCGCGGCGAGGTGGTGATGCCGCTGGCGAGCTTCGAGCGCCTGAACCGGACGCGACGGGAAGCGGGCGAAGCGCCGTTCGCCAACCCCCGCAACGCCGCCGCCGGCACGGTGCGGACGCTGGATGCCCGCGTGGTGGCCAGCCGCCGCCTGGACTTTTATGCCTACGGACTCCTGGTCGATGGCACCACGCCGCTCTCCACTCATCTGGACACCTTGCACTGGTTGAACCGCCACGGCTTCCGGACGAGCCCGATGGTCCGCGAGTGCGGCGATCTCGCCGAGCTTGAGGCGTTCATCGAGGAGGTCCGCGGCCGGATGCCCGATCTCCCCTTCGAAATCGACGGCGTGGTGGTCAAGGTCAACGCCGCGGCGCTGCAGGCCCGCCTCGGGGCCACCGCCAAGATCCCGCGCTGGGCCGTTGCGTACAAGTACCCGGCCCGACAGGCCACCACGCGGGTGCGACACATCGCCGTCCAGGTGGGCCGCACCGGAGCGCTCACCCCCGTGGCCGAGTTCGATCCGGTGCTCCTCGACGGCTCCACGGTGAGCCGGGCCACGCTGCACAACCCGGAAGAGGTCCGGAGGCTGGACGTCCGCGTAGGCGACTGGGTGCTGATCGAGAAGGGGGGCGATGTCATCCCCAAGGTGGTCCAGGTGATCATCAGTCGTCGCGAGGGCGAGCTCCCCGAATTCGTCATGCCGGAGCGGTGCCCGGCGTGCGGCGGCACGGTCCACCGCCCCGAGGGGGAGGCGGTGGCGCGGTGCGAGTCGGCCGACTGCCCGGCCAAGCTGAAGGGATCGCTCCTCCACTTCGCCTCCCGCCGGGCCATGGACATTCAGGGCCTCGGTGAGGCGCTGGTGGACCAGCTCGTGGACACGGAGATGGTGGCCAGCGTGGCCGACCTCTACACCATGGACTTCGACACGGTTGTGGCGCTGGAGCGGATGGGTCGCAAGTCGGCGGAGAACCTGTTCGCCCAGATCGACGCCAGCCGCGCCCATCCCCTGCATCGGCTCCTGTTCGGCCTCGGCATCCGCTTCGTGGGCGAGCGCACGGCGCAGTTGCTGGCGCGTCGCTTCGGCACCCTCGACGCCGTGATGGCCGCCTCGGAGGAGGAACTGCTCGCCACCGAGGAGGTGGGCCCGGTGGTGGCCGAAAGCATCCGGGCCTTCTTCGCCGAGCCGCGCAACCGGGCGCTGGTGGAGCGCCTGCGTGCCGCCGGTCTCAACCTGGCGGAACCCGAAGCCCCGCCGGTCCCCGCGGGCGGCGAGGCGGCGTTCTTCGCCGGCAAGACGTTCGTGCTCACCGGCACGCTGGCGGCCATGAGCCGCGACGAGGCGGCCGACAAGATCCGCGCCCGGGGCGGTACGGTCACCGGCTCGGTGAGCAAGAAGACGCACTATCTGGTGGTGGGCGCCGACGCCGGCTCGAAGCTGGCCAAGGCGCAGGCGCTGGGCGTAGCGGTGCTGGACGAGGCCGCGTTTCTCGAGAAGTTGGAAGAAGGCTGA
- the recA gene encoding recombinase RecA codes for MANERDQKSKAIETALSQIERQFGKGSIMKLGDRPRDLDIPVIPTGVLSIDAALGVGGWPKGRIVEIYGPESSGKTTLALHAIAAAQRQGGSAAFIDAEHALDPIYAKKLGVDTDELLVSQPDHGEQALEIAELLVRSGAVDIIVIDSVAALVPKAELDGEMGDSFMGLQARLMSQALRKLTAIVAKSKTCLIFINQVREKIGVMFGNPEVTTGGRALKFYSSIRVDIRRIGSIKIGEEVVGNRTKLKIVKNKIAPPFRETEFDIIYSEGISREGDLLDLGINLKVVDKSGAWFSFDGMKLGQGRENAKQFIKDNPDVQAKIEPLVREKMGLVRTPGAAEEAAAGDEDA; via the coding sequence ATGGCCAACGAACGCGACCAGAAGAGCAAGGCGATCGAGACGGCGCTCAGCCAGATCGAGCGTCAGTTCGGCAAGGGATCCATCATGAAGCTGGGCGACCGGCCCCGCGACCTGGACATCCCGGTGATCCCCACCGGCGTGCTGTCCATCGACGCGGCCCTCGGGGTGGGCGGCTGGCCCAAGGGCCGGATCGTCGAGATCTACGGCCCCGAGTCCAGCGGCAAGACCACGCTGGCCCTGCACGCCATCGCCGCCGCCCAGCGTCAGGGCGGGTCCGCCGCCTTCATCGACGCCGAGCACGCGCTGGACCCGATCTACGCCAAGAAGCTGGGCGTGGACACCGACGAGCTGCTGGTCTCCCAGCCCGACCACGGGGAGCAGGCCCTGGAGATCGCCGAGCTGCTGGTGCGGAGCGGCGCCGTCGATATCATCGTCATCGACTCCGTGGCCGCGCTGGTCCCCAAGGCCGAACTCGACGGCGAGATGGGCGACTCGTTCATGGGGCTTCAGGCCCGGCTCATGAGCCAGGCGCTGCGCAAGCTCACCGCCATCGTGGCCAAGTCGAAAACCTGCCTGATCTTCATCAACCAGGTGCGCGAGAAGATCGGGGTCATGTTCGGCAATCCCGAGGTCACCACCGGCGGCCGGGCGTTGAAGTTCTACTCCAGCATCCGGGTGGACATCCGTCGCATCGGCTCCATCAAGATCGGCGAGGAGGTCGTGGGCAACCGGACCAAGCTCAAGATCGTCAAGAACAAGATCGCCCCGCCCTTCCGGGAGACGGAGTTCGATATCATCTACTCCGAGGGTATCTCGCGCGAGGGCGATCTCCTGGACCTTGGCATCAACCTGAAGGTCGTGGACAAAAGCGGCGCCTGGTTCTCCTTCGACGGCATGAAGCTGGGCCAAGGGCGCGAGAACGCCAAACAGTTCATCAAGGACAACCCCGACGTCCAGGCGAAGATCGAGCCGCTCGTGCGCGAGAAGATGGGCCTGGTGCGGACGCCTGGCGCCGCCGAGGAAGCGGCGGCCGGGGACGAGGACGCCTAG
- a CDS encoding tetratricopeptide repeat protein, which translates to MNICQRCHARNPDFALRCAKCHAELTPPVVPHQYRDEVNYLLDDADLERISTIEFSLKSSEKNLEELVGYLEKQFLNNLYLSISVEKIIDALEQRGVLERKELERRVRDELKGQLFGHDQRQDLARRLEPVAARYRGPAPQFKRYIRMAVPLLYTARHRRGVQLLEQALALDAENEGVLRILAELHFIAGRQAAARRCLERLLQRHPEHAPANLLMGLIQIKRGRFDDAQSHLEVAGHRAPRAFAPQFLLGITRFLAEDFKHSGRTFRSAFQARPLPQVSLLSSVAYYLGDATREAAAGTRQVTPRLGRTAFFHFLAGLIERRRRQPQRADQHFEQVVRHNPRWQPVIEQVRTGDPDAVRRTEVRIFTSRMHREMESLMGLLISEIQSMEP; encoded by the coding sequence ATGAACATCTGCCAGCGCTGCCACGCCCGCAATCCCGATTTCGCCCTCCGCTGCGCCAAGTGCCACGCGGAGCTCACCCCGCCGGTGGTGCCCCACCAGTACCGGGACGAGGTGAACTATCTCCTGGACGACGCCGACCTGGAGCGGATCTCCACCATCGAGTTCAGCCTGAAGAGCTCGGAGAAGAACCTGGAGGAGCTCGTCGGCTACCTGGAGAAGCAGTTCCTCAACAACCTCTACCTGAGCATTTCGGTGGAGAAGATCATCGACGCGCTGGAGCAGCGCGGCGTGCTGGAGCGCAAGGAGCTGGAGCGGCGCGTCAGGGACGAACTCAAGGGTCAGCTCTTCGGACACGACCAGCGCCAGGACCTGGCCCGGCGGCTCGAGCCGGTGGCCGCCCGCTACCGCGGCCCGGCGCCGCAGTTCAAGCGGTACATCCGCATGGCCGTGCCGCTGCTCTACACCGCCCGGCATCGCCGCGGCGTGCAACTGCTGGAGCAGGCGCTGGCCCTGGACGCCGAGAACGAGGGGGTGCTGCGGATCCTCGCCGAGCTGCATTTCATCGCCGGCCGCCAGGCGGCCGCCCGGCGCTGCCTCGAACGGCTCCTCCAGCGGCACCCGGAACACGCGCCGGCCAATCTGCTCATGGGGCTGATCCAGATCAAGCGCGGCCGGTTCGACGACGCCCAGTCGCACCTGGAGGTGGCCGGCCACCGGGCGCCGCGGGCGTTCGCGCCCCAGTTCCTGCTGGGCATCACCCGCTTCCTGGCGGAGGATTTCAAGCACTCGGGGCGGACGTTCCGCTCCGCTTTCCAGGCGCGGCCCCTGCCCCAGGTGTCGCTGCTGAGCTCCGTTGCCTACTACCTGGGCGACGCCACGCGGGAGGCGGCCGCGGGCACCCGCCAGGTCACGCCGCGGCTCGGACGCACCGCGTTTTTCCATTTCCTGGCCGGGCTCATCGAGCGGCGGCGGCGCCAGCCGCAGCGCGCCGATCAACACTTTGAACAGGTGGTCCGGCACAACCCGCGCTGGCAGCCGGTGATCGAGCAGGTGCGCACCGGCGACCCGGACGCGGTCCGGCGGACCGAAGTCCGGATCTTCACCTCCCGGATGCACCGGGAGATGGAATCGCTGATGGGCCTGCTCATCAGCGAAATCCAGTCCATGGAACCATAA
- a CDS encoding 3-hydroxybutyryl-CoA dehydrogenase, with protein MAITTFAVIGAGTMGNGIAQTAATAGLRVKLVDVQSTPLERAMAAIGKSLAKFVEKGVITDEARRQTLGRITTTPSLDECADADFVVEAVFEDFATKQEIFRRLDALCRPEVVLASNTSSISITRLAATTRRPDRVIGMHFMNPVPLMKLVEIIRGIATSDATFAETRGLAERFGKVPVEVNDFPGFIANRVLMPMINEAAFALMEGVAGREAIDTVMKLGMNHPMGPLTLADFIGLDVCLNILEVLHEGFRDPKYRPCPLLRKMVDAGWLGRKSGRGFYEYDPV; from the coding sequence ATGGCCATCACAACGTTTGCCGTGATCGGCGCCGGCACCATGGGCAACGGCATCGCCCAGACCGCCGCCACCGCAGGCCTGCGGGTGAAGCTGGTGGACGTGCAGTCGACGCCGCTGGAGCGCGCCATGGCCGCCATCGGCAAGAGCCTGGCCAAGTTCGTCGAGAAGGGCGTCATCACCGACGAGGCCCGGCGGCAGACCCTGGGGCGGATCACCACGACCCCCTCTCTGGACGAGTGCGCCGACGCCGACTTCGTCGTCGAAGCGGTGTTCGAGGACTTCGCCACGAAGCAGGAGATCTTCCGGCGGCTGGACGCGCTCTGCCGCCCCGAGGTCGTCCTGGCCAGCAACACGAGTTCGATCTCCATCACCCGCCTGGCGGCGACCACCCGCCGGCCCGACCGCGTCATCGGCATGCACTTCATGAACCCGGTCCCCCTCATGAAACTGGTGGAGATCATCCGCGGCATCGCCACGAGCGACGCCACCTTTGCCGAAACCCGCGGCCTGGCCGAACGGTTCGGCAAGGTGCCGGTGGAGGTCAACGACTTCCCGGGCTTCATCGCCAACCGGGTGCTGATGCCCATGATCAACGAAGCCGCCTTCGCCCTGATGGAGGGCGTCGCCGGCCGGGAGGCCATCGACACCGTCATGAAGCTGGGGATGAACCACCCGATGGGGCCCCTGACTCTGGCCGACTTCATCGGCCTGGATGTCTGCCTCAACATCCTGGAGGTCCTGCACGAGGGCTTCCGCGATCCCAAGTACCGGCCGTGCCCGCTGCTGCGGAAGATGGTCGACGCCGGCTGGCTGGGCCGCAAGTCCGGCCGGGGCTTCTACGAATACGATCCGGTCTGA
- a CDS encoding TrkA family potassium uptake protein: protein MARYAVIGLGIFGFHVAQSLYEKGHDVIAVDISEEMVQRARDTASQAVHADATDRETLEALGLQDVDCAIISVGERIDNSILITLHLAEMGVKKIVVKAANDTHGKILRKIGATEVVFPEKEMAIRTADRYSHRDVLDQIPLGDGVTILELIVPPFLVGKSILDAKLRKDYSLNVIGIKELQPDGGHAFVLARPDFILKRTDVLVLVGPDDRVEAFKGIPS, encoded by the coding sequence ATGGCGCGATATGCGGTGATCGGACTGGGGATTTTCGGTTTCCATGTCGCTCAGTCCCTGTACGAGAAAGGCCACGACGTCATCGCCGTCGACATCAGCGAGGAGATGGTGCAGCGCGCCCGCGACACCGCCTCCCAGGCGGTCCACGCCGACGCCACCGACCGCGAGACGCTCGAGGCGCTGGGCCTGCAGGACGTCGACTGCGCCATCATCAGCGTGGGTGAGCGGATCGACAACTCGATCCTGATCACCCTGCACCTGGCCGAAATGGGCGTCAAGAAAATCGTGGTCAAGGCCGCCAACGACACCCACGGCAAGATCCTCCGGAAGATCGGCGCCACCGAGGTGGTCTTCCCCGAAAAGGAGATGGCCATCCGCACGGCCGACCGGTACAGCCACCGGGACGTGTTGGACCAGATCCCCCTGGGCGACGGCGTCACCATCCTGGAGCTGATCGTGCCTCCCTTCCTGGTGGGCAAATCCATCCTGGACGCCAAACTACGGAAAGATTACTCGCTGAACGTCATCGGCATCAAGGAACTGCAGCCGGACGGCGGCCACGCCTTCGTGCTCGCCCGTCCGGATTTCATTCTCAAGCGCACGGACGTGCTCGTCCTCGTGGGCCCTGACGACCGGGTGGAGGCGTTCAAGGGGATCCCGTCGTGA